From Anolis carolinensis isolate JA03-04 unplaced genomic scaffold, rAnoCar3.1.pri scaffold_8, whole genome shotgun sequence, a single genomic window includes:
- the LOC134292332 gene encoding uncharacterized protein LOC134292332 has protein sequence MWDLDEQVDLDSFNTNVFFEILVTQSMAVTSKLSQFKEELKLFYHKLLEETASLRDLWVARVGVLDSVECPSDGLLGPYNRMKQQAEEEILRRRHLAAEYEASVSRQLRFLTEELKSQETQWVAFHSALREATRLTEALADALSSGEESKPDHHRLLNLIDAASHQMSSVIIKEGHRLKQWGILGEGTGAHLVNKEKTRLLTKEELVGPDGAIKAHEVLRQVATTGLMVPRDDVVMLLANHSTKSVPADHFLHPDTGKVLPIAGNIGFDPISFKLIPMVDLASGELRNSAMPIFPYVPYPICPSTALPVKSNMPVLQPEKVFQLGGFMQDPASGIEVPILAVTLHPQTGQRLTLGGTYLNPLTGTVSPLEIGAPMRDPEGGRIVPILGVALDSHTGDVLPLGGLQGPSETLLQVGDSFVEPLSGKAARAQGLCLQRGKPVPHGGGFGAVLEGNVLLSQIRAAKALQDYKESLWGDRCPAGDGQRALKAAEEDVVKALSCKMRHVVHWIQKMEKQQEWASHLKRTGGKLGMVRYPSTDLWVPAVFGMGIPDPGGSGLTVPILGVECDWRTGQPVPLAGTMEDADGKGLVPLAIGFRTIDPITGETGPVIGAQINPWTTAVIPIVQSLGRLPRGSPDPELTDALETEVAAKQRFWRGQREKEEELLKELDFLRLDILEAAKEGKMNKLRYKDKLKPAEEIYRSLEESSNQEAQRRANRQLKAPRDSKPSLQMRVEKDERDQEARVQVLLRKTLEKLVQFVRKVQLDEGRIQMQLKEVERQRGSGLQILETLQETSRKTTLHLVAAFEEHMAKHQANVERACCRLEYLRYLLETVALQTKDLHSGSSQCFVNYPSWRFYGAAGAPQGTWEVINRKLIPLLRSVLETLKESKRSPLSPEVLVGLGSEKGYSSRSTLKVSEVTGEAFRVQTRQEGVPIAAALSPSVASPKRSQLLQEIQARIVLEKHGSEMLHLELSLMAEEIHMITCFWESSRPKKNLVRYIFFTKMGVLITEVNVEAEEEDEALPSSSHLYVNVFGMILSYLS, from the exons ATGTGGGACTTGGATGAACAAGTTGACCTGGATTCATTCAATACCAATGTCTTCTTTGAAATTTTGGTCACCCAGTCCATGGCAGTGACATCCAAACTGAGTCAGTTCAAGGAAGAG CTGAAGCTCTTCTACCACAAACTTCTGGAGGAAACCGCCTCTCTCCGAGATCTGTGGGTTGCCAGGGTGGGCGTCCTGGATAGCGTCGAATGTCCTAGTGATGGCTTGTTGGGACCTTACAACAGGATGAAACAACAG GCGGAGGAGGAGATCCTTAGAAGAAGGCACTTGGCCGCCGAGTATGAAGCAAGTGTAAGCCGTCAGCTCCGTTTCCTGACGGAGGAGCTGAAATCCCAGGAGACGCAATGGGTGGCCTTTCATTCAGCCCTCCGAGAAGCAACAAGGTTGACAGAAGCCCTGGCAGATGCCTTGTCTTCTGGAGAAGAGTCCAAACCAGACCACCACCG GTTATTAAACCTCATAGATGCTGCCAGCCATCAAATGTCCAGCGTCATCATCAAAGAAGGCCACCGGCTCAAGcaatgggggattctgggagaagGTACCGGGGCCCACCTGGTGAACAAAGAGAAGACCAGGCTGCTCACCAAGGAGGAACTTGTGG GACCAGATGGAGCCATCAAGGCGCATGAGGTTCTGCGTCAAGTTGCCACCACTGGATTGATGGTGCCCAGAGATGACGTGGTCATGCTGTTGGCCAACCACTCCACGAAGAGCGTGCCTGCAGACCATTTCCTCCATCCTGACACTGGGAAAGTGCTTCCCATCGCTGGGAACATTGGCTTCGATCCCATCAGCTTTAAGCTCATACCTATGGTGGACTTGGCATCTG GTGAGCTCCGTAACTCCGCGATGCCCATCTTCCCCTACGTCCCGTACCCCATCTGCCCCAGCACTGCCCTCCCGGTCAAAAGCAACATGCCCGTCCTGCAGCCGGAGAAGGTGTTCCAGCTGGGGGGCTTCATGCAGGACCCAGCGTCGGGGATCGAGGTGCCGATCCTCGCAGTGACCCTTCACCCCCAGACGGGCCAGCGGCTGACCTTGGGCGGGACCTACCTGAACCCTCTGACGGGAACGGTGTCCCCGCTTGAGATCGGGGCGCCCATGAGAGACCCCGAAGGAGGCAGGATCGTTCCCATCCTCGGAGTCGCTTTGGATAGCCACACAG GGGATGTCCTTCCATTGGGGGGGCTGCAGGGCCCCTCGGAGACCCTCCTGCAGGTCGGGGATTCCTTCGTGGAGCCTCTGAGCGGGAAGGCGGCCCGGGCGCAAGGCCTGTGCCTCCAGCGAGGAAAGCCGGTCCCCCACGGAGGGGGCTTTGGGGCCGTCTTGGAGGGCAACGTGCTCCTCTCCCAGATCCGGGCAGCCAAAGCCCTCCAGGATTATAAAGAGTCCCTTTGGGGGGATCGCTGCCCGGCCGGAGATGGACAACGGGCCCTCAAGGCAGCGGAGGAAGATGTGGTGAAGGCCCTCTCCTGCAAGATGCGGCATGTGGTGCACTGGATTCAGAAGATGGAGAAGCAGCAAGAGTGGGCCTCCCACCTGAAGCGCACCGGGGGAAAGCTAG GGATGGTGAGATATCCCAGCACAGACCTGTGGGTCCCGGCCGTTTTTGGGATGGGGATCCCGGATCCGGGGGGTTCCGGCTTGACCGTTCccatcctgggagtggagtgcgaCTGGAGAACCGGGCAGCCGGTTCCTCTAGCCGGGACCATGGAAGACGCCGACGGAAAAG GTCTCGTTCCTCTTGCCATTGGCTTCCGAACCATTGACCCCATAACAGGGGAGACGGGTCCGGTCATCGGGGCTCAAATCAATCCTTGGACCACGGCGGTCATCCCCATCGTCCAGTCCCTAGGACGCTTGCCAAGGGGAAGCCCAGACCCAGAACTG ACGGATGCCTTGGAGACGGAGGTGGCAGCCAAGCAACGGTTCTGGCGCGgccaaagagaaaaggaagaggagctccTCAAAGAGTTGGACTTCTTGCGCCTGGACATCTTGGAGGCCGCCAAGGAAGGGAAGATGAACAAG TTAAGATACAAGGACAAATTAAAACCCGCCGAAGAGATCTATCGCTCCCTGGAAGAGTCCTCAAACCAAGAAGCTCAACGGAGAGCCAACAGACAACTGAAGGCACCGCGGGACTCCAAACCATCTCTGCAAATGAGAG TCGAGAAGGACGAGAGAGACCAGGAGGCCAGAGTCCAGGTTTTGCTGAGGAAGACGCTGGAAAAGCTGGTGCAGTTTGTCCGAAAGGTCCAGCTGGACGAAGGAAGGATCCAGATGCAGCTGAAGGAGGTGGAGCGGCAACGGGGCAGCGGCCTCCAGATTTTGGAAACGCTTCAAGAGACATCTAGGAAG ACAACTTTGCATCTCGTGGCTGCATTTGAGGAGCACATGGCAAAGCACCAAGCCAATGTTGAGAGGGCCTGCTGCAGGCTGGAATACCTCCGATACTTGTTGGAGACGGTGGCTCTACAGACAAAG gatctcCATTCTGGCTCGTCCCAGTGCTTTGTGAATTATCCCAGTTGGAGGTTTTACGGTGCGGCTGGTGCTCCGCAGGGGACCTGGGAGGTCATCAATCGGAAACTCATCCCGTTGCTCAGATCTGTACTTGAGACGTTGAAAGAGAGCAAAAGGAGCCCTTTGTCCCCCGAGGTGCTGGTGGGCCTGGGCTCTGAAAAAG GCTACTCCTCCAGAAGCACCTTGAAGGTCTCCGAAGTGACCGGCGAAGCATTTCGGGTCCAAACAAGGCAGGAAGGGGTCCCTATTGCTGCAGCACTCTCTCCTTCCGTGGCCTCGCCAAAAAGGTCCCAACTCCTGCAAGAAATCCAGGCAAG GATCGTCTTAGAGAAACACGGCAGTGAAATGTTGCACCTTGAGCTGTCCTTAATGGCCGAGGAGATCCACATGATCACTTGCTTCTGGGAATCATCCAGACCAAAGAAGAACCTGGTGAGATacattttttttaccaaaatgGGTGTTTTGATCACAGAGGTTAATGTGGAAgctgaagaggaggacgaagcatTGCCATCATCATCCCATTTGTATGTTAACGTTTTTGGTATGATATTATCTTACCTCTCTTGA
- the LOC134293502 gene encoding trichohyalin-like — protein MEASKENNNETQIAEAKLSPAGSTSQKDQAMARKVVKQEALKQIYIHRVLDHYSNLQRKACPEEVLQALEPFCTGEKVARDVVQSVEKQQVERAVAFLQKQSQEEEDLSASCSEKDEAKLRKLQALIRMELQTQIEEKVVGQLQLPEMKLEAKETEIVLEAMKHNTSLSAHFIVCFLLSRRHLRQAVLVLEANLELQETGLKTQGDGSSVEDLALDDPLVDQNTKAVVHLLKEKKDYVYSVLQLLQASQMLQLRERQFQEMVQKLKAHSSDQHLEEADQMVRELQEFRQRKTKELEENLRTSLKSPRTQEGRSKNPNDLQSERPLLEKDHKREGKERWQSFQQTWLVELEETYRGQISEEKARLQDQLEKGELKKWSKQNLLREHDETVTFLDKVFQQEMHKRRERMEKERRRRSHPQDGDPPASGSPQERQQPNLVEEDKVFSLLTEYVKILKQTELLVMLRLFLLNPRFRPLLSDGSEADGKPSSQILALLNEVNCQIRKCASAAGLLENQHEEYDKGTSFRDIMDIQMIPKSGESLVPLVPSSLSTKEFVIYQYGIVVLRFLRPLIGGPEIDLRLASSIPLSNAPGNAFQHTFYYQPSGHKLFVLRQCLGCVGSFLLLLVHCLAHIAANDLGHDSNPAFRRLFHQALKACLGELFFLRLRASSFSEDGKSAARMINEAFLKREGVADEKRNLSSGLSDGKAKPSADSEEVIYLKKGEGISQRTMHEDQLLHQPKALGLEEDSLPKENART, from the exons ATGGAAGcttcaaaagaaaataataat GAAACCCAGATTGCAGAAGCCAAGCTCAGTCCAGCGGGATCAACTTCCCAGAAGGATCAAGCCATGGCAAGGAAGGTGGTGAAACAAGAAGCCCTGAAGCAAATATACATACACAGGGTTTTGGACCATTACAGCAACCTCCAG AGAAAGGCTTGTCCAGAAGAGGTTTTGCAAGCCCTGGAGCCCTTCTGTACAGGGGAAAAGGTGGCCCGGGATGTGGTTCAGTCTGTTGAAAAGCAGCAAGTGGAGAGAGCTGTGGCTTTCCTCCAGAAGCAGAGCCAAGAGGAGGAAGACTTGTCCGCTTCTTGCAGCGAAAAGGATGAAGCAAAGCTCAGAAAGCTTCAGGCGCTGATCCGGATGGAGTTGCAAACCCAGATAGAGGAGAAG GTTGtgggtcaactacaactcccagaaatgaag TTGGAAGCCAAAGAAACAGAAATCGTCTTGGAAGCCATGAAACACAACACAAGCCTCTCTGCCCATTTCATTGTGTGTTTCCTTCTGAGTCGCCGGCACTTGAGGCAAGCCGTTCTGGTGTTGGAAGCCAACCTTGAGCTCCAGGAAACCGGACTAAAGACTCAAGGCGATGGGAGCTCCGTGGAAGACTTGGCCCTGGAT GACCCATTGGTGGATCAAAATACAAAAGCAGTTGTCCACCtgttgaaggagaagaaggactaTGTCTACTCTGtgcttcagttgctgcaagcGTCCCAGATGCTCCAGTTGAGAGAGAGGCAGTTTCAGGAGATGGTCCAGAAACTGAAAGCTCATTCTTCAGACCAG CATCTGGAAGAGGCAGACCAAATGGTCAGAGAACTTCAAGAGTTCAGGCAACGCAAAACGAAGGAGCTGGAGGAGAATCTGAGAACTTCCCTAAAGAGCCCCAGAACACAAGAAGGTCGTTCAAAGAATCCCAATGATCTCCAG AGTGAAAGGCCCCTGTTAGAAAAAGATCATAAgcgagaaggaaaggagagatggcagagtttccaacaaacctggtTGGTCGAGCTGGAGGAAACGTACAGGGGCCAGATATCAGAGGAGAAAGCAAGACTCCAAGATCAGTTGGAAAAAGGAGAACTCAAGAAATGGTCAAAACAG AACCTGCTGAGAGAACATGATGAGACTGTGACTTTCTTAGACAAGGTTTTCCAGCAAGAGATGCACAAACGTAGAGAGaggatggagaaagaaagaaggagacgCTCCCATCCACAGGACGGAGATCCTCCAGCTTCTGGATCTCCACAAGAacgacagcaacccaacctggtTGAGGAGGACAAAGTCTTCTCTCTCTTGACTGAAT ATGTCAAGATCCTGAAGCAGACCGAACTTCTGGTGATGTTGCGGCTCTTCCTCTTGAACCCTCGGTTCAGACCACTCCTGTCTG ATGGAAGCGAAGCCGATGGAAAGCCATCTTCCCAAATCCTTGCTCTTCTGAACGAAGTGAATTGCCAGATCCGAAAGTGTGCCTCAGCAGCTGGACTTCTAGAAAACCAACATGAAGAATATG ATAAGGGCACTTCTTTCCGGGATATAATGGACATTCAAatgattccaaaatctggggagaGTCTTGTGCCTCTGGTCCCATCAAGCCTTTCCACAAAAGAATTTGTCATCTATCAATACGGCATCGTCGTCTTGCGATTCCTGAGGCCTCTCATCGGC GGTCCAGAGATTGACTTACGCCTTGCTTCCAGCATCCCTTTAAGCAATGCACCTGGGAATGCTTTTCAACACACTTTCTATTATCAG CCTTCAGGCCACAAACTCTTCGTCTTGAGGCAATGCCTCGGTTGCGTGGGCAGCTTCCTCCTGCTCCTTGTCCACTGCCTGGCCCACATTGCTGCCAATGATCTCGGCCACGACTCAAACCCAGCCTTCCGGAGACTCTTCCATCAG gcaCTTAAGGCCTGCCTGGGGGAACTGTTCTTTCTCAGGCTCCGGGCGTCTTCATTTTCGGAGGACGGTAAATCGGCAGCAAGGATGATTAATGAGGCTTTCCTGAAGAGAGAGGGGGTCGCGGATGAGAAAAGGAATCTCTCCTCTGGGCTTTCGGATGGAAAAGCGAAGCCTTCCGCAGACTCAGAAGAGGTAAT